GTATCTCAACAATGAGAGGAAGTGTGAATGGAGACAAATTTATCCCGTTTTTACAAGACGACCTTGCACCTATGCTACAGCCTTTTGATAGAGTGAACCTCAACTCCATCATAGTTATGGGTAGGTATGAAAGGAAAAGGCATCGAATTGCGGAAAGTGCATGTTTATCACAACTTGGAATGTTAAAGTTGTTTCTAATCGTTTTCAGATAATTCTGATATCTACCATGTTCCAAGGGTAAGGGATATTATTGAAGGTACCGGAGCACTGCTGATTTATTTACCACCCTACAGCCCTGACTACAATCCACTAGAGGAACTCTTCAGCAAAGTAAAAGGCCACATAAGAAGAAATGACGTTGTTTTTCAAGCCACTGATAACCCAGAAGCCTTGATTGTTGAAAGCTTCCATCATGTGACTAGTCAGGATTGCAATAATTACTTCCAGCATGCTGAGTACATCTAACCTTTTACTATACATGCACCTCTTTATAACGTGCACTGTTTTGTTGCTACTTTATCACCGTTTACTCGATGTTACATTTTACATTCTTCAATccttaaacagaaaaagaaaacctaaTAAGTTCTAAGTGTCCATTTCTCGTAGGATTTGTTCCTTTTGTTGGCGGTTTTCATCTTCAGTGAAGACGTTGTCAGCGAGTAGCTGTTTTAAGTCCTTAAGCTGGTTTATAATCTGTCCCCATTTttcaacctgaaaaaaaaaagcaaagcagACTTCAAATGTCAATTCctggtttctttcttttttgataaCATAAAATATGTTTCTCTGTACTAAcgttttattatatgactagctccgtgagcgggcaagatgaaccaaatcgcgcgctctgattggctacccgagcgggcaagatggagcgatactgcccgctcgggatttctcgcttggtcccgcaagatcaaagatcattttttggtgttttaactcatataataaatcctttattgaccaagattgttcggtcaagatgactggatattggcctcgttctttttttgcgtgtttatggacctcgacttcgtctcggtccataaacacgcaaaaaaagaacttggccaatatccagtcatcttgacctcacgcttggtcaataacccattcATACAATGTGCTGGGCTGTAGTTGCTGATTCCGGGATCCCAAAGCCGTTGTGGATGCGGCTACTGCCACTGCCGCTGCCACGGTCTCAGCTATAAATGTTCcctggccagtttttttttgtgcttggGTGCCCTCTTTAAAATAGGGTACGTTTGGAGGTTGCCCATGCACGAAGTTTATAATCAGGCCAACGTCCTGCATGTTTTTTCTGTAAAGCACTGACCTTTCCATCCACTTTGGATTTTTTGGCTCGTTGTTCTGAAACTTCATCCTCGTGTCCTTCATCTTCACTTGAAGCAGTGAggcctttaaaaaaatttgaacagCAAGTTTAATAAACGTGACATTGCACGTGGATACATGAGAGGTTAGTGAATTGTTAAAAGAGTTTCATTCTGCACTTACTCTTCTCTCGTTTCCTgttattgctttcttttttcatcGACGAAGACATCTCAATGTGTGGGTCAACCCATAAGTTTATTTGGCCATCCACTTCTGTGTCATGTGCGGGCGTCGACTATGTGAAATTTTTTGTTGCCCTGGCCTTTATTGAAGTACCCGATCTGAAAATATGTATTTTCAGCTGGTTGCATCAAATTCGGGTACTTTTGAAGCAAGTACTCCTTCAGTTCCTCAGCAAACGTAAATCTTGGAATAGCTGTGAGCTTGAAATGCACAAAtttagatttctttttcttgtcgAAGATGGGAAGATGGACTTTGAATTTTTCTGTACTTGTTTCCTGCTGCATCTCTTCCTGGTGTCTCAACAACGAATCTCAACAACATTTCATCCACGTGGGCCATTTATATAAGGTCAGACAAAGGGTGagaaaattataattaattaccTAGATGGTCACCCTTATTTAACAAACTATCACGCACACCACGTGCTGAATACTGGTAGCTGCAACAACTTGCGTGGTTTTCTTTACAACTGGGGAGCCTAGAACTGACGTGATCGGTATATGGGATCAATAGTGCGATTGAAGCTTGCAGTTGTTGTAACTTGACTAAAAGACATGTAGAAACATACAGCTTGTGATCAATCAATTCCCGTCCTTATGATTAGAGAGAGACAAGTGCACCAACCCTGCATGCTAGATCATAACAAGGTCTCCCAAAAGGGAAgggaaaattttaaaagcagCCGTTACTATTACCTGATTAAAGAcagaaacaattattttttccaTGTCACTAGTCTTTCTGATGTCATCAAGACCAAAAGCTAAAGTTGTTCCTGACAAATACGTCAATTGCCCGTTCCGAGGTTGCACGGGAGATTGGGTCAAGTTATGTGTCGCAAAGCGTCATGGGGCTGTTTTGGGGGACGCCATTTGCTTGAATCCTTCGTTGCCTTGTGTTTTGGTAGATGTGGTCAGATGTAAAATGGGTAAATTTAGCTGTTGTGTTCCAGGATGCACAAATAACTGGAGGAACTCGCCAGAAAAAAAGTTTCACACTTTGCCGAGTGATGCTAAAGTCAGGCGTTTGTATGAAAAACTCATACGGAACGAGAATTTGAAGCTAAATGCACAACACACTAGGATTTTCCTGATGGAGAAAGAATGTGCAGAACTCAACTTCCCTCGATATTTCCTTGGACTGCGACTCCTGAAAAGCGACGAGTTATTGAGAAGCATGAAGTACCTtctacgaccaaaaaaattcagaaaGGGTTAGAAGCATGCGAGCTTCGTAGTGAAGATGTGTTTGCtgaagaaatcgaaaacaatgtcAGTGACAATGAGGTACCTGTATCTGAAGATATTGATTTTGTGGTCTGTATAGATCAAGCTTGCCAAACGGAAGACTTCAGAGATTTAGAGGATTTGAAAGCTAAGATTGAAACTATTAATAAAGAGATCGAGGCACTGAATAAAGAGAACGAGGATCTGAAGAAGAACATCAGGGAAACAAACTCGAAACCAAAGTTTGTCATTGAAGACTACAAAAGCAGTGACGAGGATATATCATTTTATACAGGCTTCCCAAACTATGATACTTTAATTTTGTGCTTTGACTTATTGAAAGAAAAGGCAAAGAATTTATGTTATAGTGACAAAGGAACAACACACTTTGATCCAAGTTACAACAAGCCTGGAAGCAGACGAAAGTTGTCTGTATGGCAAGAGTTCACAATGGTTTTGTTAAGGCTAAGACTAGGACTTTTTACAAACGATTTAGCTGACAGATTCAGAGTGTCAGTCTCCACCGTCTCCTCTGTTTGTAGAACTTGGATTATGTTCATGAGGAAGGAACTGGAACCCATATGTATCCAATGGCCATCTAAGGAACAGATTTTGTATTACATGCCACCTGTTTTCAAATCTTTTTATCCTGACTTAGTTTCAATAATTGACTGCACTGAACTGCAAATGGAATCACCTTCCAGTTTAGATAAGAGGTCATTGTGCTATTCAATTGTGACACAGTCTGGTTACTTACAGCACTTAAATAGAGGTGATCTGGTAATGGCCGACAAAGGCTTCACTATTCAAGATGAACTTGCTTCAGTTGGTGCTAAGCTTGCTCTACCACATTTcatgaaaggaaagaaacaattcacaAAAGAAGAATCAGAGCACAATAAAGAAATTGTGAGCCTACGGATTCATGTTGAATGATATATGGAGAGACTAAAAAACTGGCATTTCTTTGACAGGCCTATCCCAATAAGCATGTATGATATTGCTTCAGATACTTGGATTGTTGTTGCCTGCTTTTCGAACTTCCTTCCACCAATAGTTTGTTaaactttaaaatgtttagagaTGTATCTGTAATGATAATTAGGAAACTTTGAATTTCTATTAAGGGACTGGTCAATAagtagagggggggggggtgggctgGAGCAGAAAGGGGGTTGGTCATCAGTTTTTGAGCCACCCTTGTAAAGGGTAGGAAGGGGTGGGTCACAAATTTTCGAGTCACCACTTTTCCAATTGCTCCGGCCCACCCCCCTGGTACTTAAAAACCTTGAGGAAattaaggggggagggggcttgAGAAAAATCCCTTCCATGGTAAGACTGTACACGTCAACAAGAATAGCCAGGGAAATATAAGTTGGGTGTTTAAATAAAACAGTTCCACTCGTAATTAGACACAAATGAAAATTTCAGTTCCACAGTTGTTGCGAAATCATATGTTTAATTTCAGGTTCAATATCGACTTTTCAAAGTACAATTATTTCATTCCAGTAACAAGGCGTCAATGTAATTTTGAAATTATATTGCAAAttattaaataacaatttttcttGTGCAAAACTCAACAATTTGTAGCCCAAAAACATGATAAGCGatttacaaaataatgctgTCCATTTGAAAATGTCACATTAATTTTGTCCTCAGTTTGGGTAAAAACAGTCAGTTTGTGAAGCCTAAATTTCTCACAGTTATTAaatgtaaatttttcaaaagtcTTGTACTTCATGAAATAATGAATTTTATGCAAGCCTTGGGAATTGAAGGTCCTTGTTCCATCGTGACTTCCCAGTTAAAATTCTTGGATACACAAGTTCAGGAAAAACATGATCAAAGTAAAAGCTTTCAAGTGTTGGCAGTATGTTTTCCCAAAATGCAGAATCAAACTGAACAGTGTCTCTGTGGGTTCCTCTTGCACTTGAAATAATAAAATAGCAAATGGATCGCTTTGCACAAAACAGCTGTTGCTGTATTTGGTAGTAATACTTGTGATTGTTGTTGAGAACTAGTTGTTGTTCAAATCTCTTGTATATTCCTAGTCTGCACATTCCATCTTCAAGTGACTCTCCTTCTTTCAAAACAATCTTTTTAACTTCAACAATCTTGTCCTCATCCACAAGCCCATCAGGAGATGCCCCTAAAAATGGATGAGTGTCTGATATAAAAAATCCTGATTTAAGTACCTTGTTGCCAGTTTCATGTTCAAATGTTTGAATAATTGATGATTCTGATTCAATACCATCCTTCATAGCATTGGTCTGCACTTGCTTGGGATAAAGAACCTCTGACACAGCTTTTGTTGGGCTTGTTGTTGGCGTTAACAGACACCTCTTACTCTTTGAAGCAGTTATCCTTGGTTGGCGGACATCAAACCAcattcttgtttcatgttgaCCCTTTGTCTTCTCAACAATTTCTTCTAGAGTCAAACAATCTCTTTTTGGCTCTCAGTGCCTTCTGCTCAATGTCACTCATCGAAAGTGGGGCATCCTTCACAGGAGATACAACCTCCCATTTAGCAGGTGTCCTGTTGATACATTCAGGTTCACTTGGTGGCAATAATTCTATCTCTGGAAGAGTATGTGGAATGATATAAGAGAGTCCAATTTTTTTGCCTGTTTTAGTTTCTGTGTTTTTTATCTTTTCAAAAATTGATTCAAAATCATTCACACTTTGGGAAACAGCAACAGGAGGAGTAGGAGCTCTTGGTGCTTTGCTTTCTTTCCCATACAcatgtttttgaaaatacaccCCTTGGATAGTCGATGGCTGTTGCTTTCTCTTCTTAGGGACATTCCACGTGCAGGGCTTTGATGTACAAGGAAGTTGGTCAGTGTCTGTTTCTTTCATGTtcactgttttgttaaaaatatCCTCCATTGCAAACAATGAGGCAGCAAGGTGGTTGCAACGGCCATCATTTCCAGCTGGGCAAGGGCAGAATGCTTTCTGAATTTCTGAGTTGGCATGTATAATGATTTTCACAGCATAAACTGATCCACCTTTCGAATAAGATGGCTGAACTTGACTTTTCACGTGAACCAGGCCATTTTCAGATTTGCTGTACAATCCAAGCACTTTGCCAGACTTGAAAGAGTTGTAACCTTTTACGATAGGCTTTTCCACAGAAAGCTGTTTCTTAAACTCCACATCCTCGATTAAGTACTTCCATATGTGATTGTAACCAATGCGGGGAACACAAGATATCCCTACTTCAAAACCATCGGCAGGAAATTCAGCATTGCATCTTGGGTTCACTTCTTGAATCAGGCCAAGTTTCAAGCGCTTTTTCTGCACGTTCACTCCTCCATCAGGGTCAACCAAATTGTTCGATAACCCATTATTAATGTAATCATTTACTCTATAGAAGAAAATAAAGCAGAAAGCGTTAGAAGATGAAGCTGTCGACGGCAGTTTGAAGTGAGTTGACCTCAATTGCAAATGTCACAATAGTTTCGAAATAGTTTACATTGCAAGGCTCGTAATCTAACCTTTTGATCAAATCCTTCCGATTTCCGGACACTTTTGCACCTCTGCAGGACAGCCATCGTTTCA
Above is a window of Montipora capricornis isolate CH-2021 chromosome 6, ASM3666992v2, whole genome shotgun sequence DNA encoding:
- the LOC138053948 gene encoding uncharacterized protein; this translates as MGSSDIRCISTMRGSVNGDKFIPFLQDDLAPMLQPFDRVNLNSIIVMDNSDIYHVPRVRDIIEGTGALLIYLPPYSPDYNPLEELFSKVKGHIRRNDVVFQATDNPEALIVESFHHVTSQDCNNYFQHAEYI